A genomic region of Dermacentor andersoni chromosome 9, qqDerAnde1_hic_scaffold, whole genome shotgun sequence contains the following coding sequences:
- the LOC126529736 gene encoding uncharacterized protein, which translates to MKQESCDGDVLLRPRSCSSSSTPESDLCRDDTDDNGYYDFPMDLRKKSPKSPDYPSGEDECEEGETMTAVRRRPIHPVALNHAWQKILLNALPAPAVAAAFQHGAKRHSELSSRLMDVGEQKLMPAIMTRMSDNPCAVDRPCQDDKENRCACACRGRKDGSPGNDLLDLRKEPAKPEAQGRGPLMSGPYRTDKDSNPTLIRFLESRALSPQQQRHENDTPEDLSSHKSSLPEIQDQDKHNNHQDQAVKRAASCSKLFEITSESLVERLMRARCKSDSEIQNRLNSGAMRPVSNEEFSMSSPPPRDQRSPSLTLKRRILGGISTPDRCTGKDDDEVDSKQPRVRIETISKPSSRPCSPVCDPRAPQETLLQQLRHLAPAALPLSIYAYYTQIMQRLHEHELLKRHLEGIAASGVMPNPLLVPVTMASSVTPGLEPLEEHEELGAAAANHLDSYNCGMRKRAPRALTGKHVKHGTGASPSTLLTLRQKIQERQRARQLGLLEPAARTLKGTRKNFGKGSSNGKKQAVKK; encoded by the coding sequence ATGAAGCAGGAGTCCTGCGATGGCGATGTCCTGCTGCGGCCTAGATCGTGTTCTTCGTCATCCACACCAGAGAGTGACTTGTGTCGAGACGACACCGACGATAATGGCTACTATGACTTTCCCATGGATTTGCGTAAGAAGTCGCCAAAGAGCCCTGACTACCCCTCAGGTGAGGATGAATGTGAAGAAGGGGAGACGATGACTGCGGTCAGGCGACGCCCCATTCACCCGGTGGCGCTTAACCATGCTTGGCAGAAGATACTTCTAAACGCTCTGCCGGCACCGGCCGTTGCTGCAGCCTTCCAACATGGTGCCAAGAGGCATTCGGAACTCAGTTCCAGACTCATGGATGTCGGTGAACAGAAGTTAATGCCAGCTATTATGACACGAATGAGCGATAACCCGTGCGCAGTTGACCGGCCGTGCCAGGATGACAAGGAAAATCGCTGCGCTTGCGCTTGCCGCGGACGAAAAGACGGTAGTCCCGGGAATGACCTACTGGACTTGCGGAAAGAGCCAGCCAAACCGGAGGCACAAGGGCGGGGTCCTCTCATGAGTGGCCCGTACCGCACAGACAAAGACTCCAACCCAACGCTCATCAGATTTCTCGAGTCGCGTGCGCTCTCTCCTCAGCAGCAAAGGCACGAAAACGATACTCCGGAGGACTTATCGTCACACAAGTCATCCCTCCCTGAAATCCAGGACCAAGACAAGCACAACAACCACCAAGACCAGGCAGTCAAGAGGGCAGCGAGCTGTTCAAAGCTCTTCGAGATCACCAGTGAAAGCCTCGTCGAACGACTGATGCGGGCGCGCTGTAAGTCTGACAGCGAAATACAAAACCGCCTCAACAGCGGGGCTATGAGGCCTGTGAGCAACGAAGAATTTTCGATGTCCTCGCCACCACCCAGGGATCAGCGCTCACCATCTCTGACGCTAAAAAGAAGGATACTGGGTGGAATATCAACCCCAGACCGATGTACTGGCAAGGACGACGACGAGGTTGACAGCAAGCAGCCCCGAGTTCGTATCGAAACCATCTCCAAACCAAGCTCACGACCGTGCTCACCAGTTTGCGACCCGAGGGCACCACAGGAAACGCTCTTGCAGCAGCTGCGGCATTTGGCGCCCGCAGCGCTTCCCCTAAGCATCTACGCTTACTACACGCAGATTATGCAACGGCTACATGAGCACGAGCTTCTCAAGCGGCACCTCGAAGGCATAGCCGCGTCCGGTGTCATGCCGAATCCGCTTCTCGTGCCGGTGACCATGGCCTCGTCCGTGACGCCCGGGCTGGAACCACTCGAAGAGCACGAAGAACTAGGAGCGGCAGCCGCGAACCACCTCGACTCGTACAACTGTGGGATGCGCAAGAGAGCCCCGCGCGCGCTGACGGGCAAGCACGTGAAACACGGCACCGGTGCCAGTCCATCGACGCTGCTAACGCTCCGGCAGAAGATCCAGGAGCGCCAACGAGCCCGCCAGTTAGGCCTGCTCGAGCCCGCCGCACGTACACTCAAGGGAACCAGGAAGAATTTCGGCAAAGGTTCCTCGAACGGGAAAAAACAGGCTGTGAAGAAGTGA